AGATCCATTTCTGACCCAAATCGGGACTGAATCATGATTTATTTACCTTGAACCTACTCACCTATTTGCAGTCTTAGATGGGTTTAAGTTTGAGCCAAGTTATCACACCAGCTAAATATTCTTATTAACCTGCTGCAACAGGTTGAAGGATGGGAGTATTTTGATGAGCGTCGtcgatcaaagcatcagaagcAACTCGATTTCCATGTGGGATCATCTGGAGTATTCGATGAAGGTGCAGATGATAACCGGGGTTCTTGAAGCTTTTTAAAATCAATGGTGCCTTCGTTGTATCAGCATCAGCATCAGCATTACAGGCTGGCAAGTCTGCTGATGGTTGTAGCAGGGATGCAGGAATCAGGTTCCGCTTTCATCATGGTTGAGAGATGTAGGGACTGACTTATTTGGAGAGGGTTTAACCCATTCTGTAGcccaataaaaaatattattaataataaagaaaagTGTAGAAACAAGAAATTTTTTACACTTCATAAATTAAAACAAGAAATGAGGGGCACTGTTGCAAGACTCCCCAGTTCCCATCTACAGAATCTCTGCCTGTGCATAACACACAGTTCATTTTGTTTGACGCTTCCGATTTTATAATTAAACTAGCAGGGACCATAGCTGACCAGAAATGATTTAAATATTCTGTTCTCTTCAACTCAGCAGTCTTATACCATGTCTGAGTTAATTGTGAAGGCTACCCACTGGTATCACTTTGTAAGATGGCGTGTCTGGACTCTGCATTTGACCATGGCAGAGCTTGCGTGCGGCTGGGGCATTCTAATCATTCTTGCACTCGGTATGGAATCTAGCTAGAGTCCAATTATGACAGGCATAATTTACATACTGATATGCATGAAGCTACAGAACATTTGGAGAACTGTTGGGAGAAATATTTTTGTTCTAATTATATAACATTTCTTTACATTTGCAAAGTTGTACTAAGCTTACTACCAAGCTATGAACTATTTTCAATACACAGAAACATGGATTTTCCTTCCAGAAATCATATTATAAGAGGTGAGAACTTTGGATCTCACCTCTTTTCTTACTTCATGATGTTCTATATCATGCGTTGTGAAAGAGAGAACTAATTAATCCTGGAACTGACGTGAGAACAGCGGTATCTCTTTGTGAGAAGGACTAGGTAAGCTCGTCTCCGTCCAGGAATGTCATCTTCATCCTCTGTTTTGAAGAACTTACATCTTGGGTCCTTTTGATATTAAAATGTCGCCATATGGCGCCACCTGTTGGACCTTGATGAAATCGCACGTCGCCAGAACTACAAAATAGACGGCAGTAGTGTTTTTTTAACCATACATTTAGACACACGGGATCAATAACAAAAATGAGAGCCCTAAAGAAATCTTGAAAAGCATGGGGATCAATAATGCGGGTTTCCTTTCCATTGAAAGAATAATggcaaattttaagaaaaaaagagagaaatgaaTAGGAGTCCACAGTTATGCTTACATTCTTTCCTCTTCGGTAAGACTTGATATTCGGGAGCTAGATATCgtagatatttctttttctaattgtAAAACATAGAAGAAAATTAGATACCGCATGTTTGATAGAAGAGTTGAGCAGCTCTTTTCCGATTCATCCCAAAAGCAAGCTGGTCAAGTGATTCAGATTGTGCCGCGCCTGGCGTGTCAAAATGCAGCTTGAGTTGCCTACACATGGGCGCTCGGCCAATTTCGCGTTAATGGAGACAGACGGGTTCAGAAATGcaagtttttctttctcattATTAAAGTACTTACGTGCGAATTGATTGAGTGATCTTGTCACCAGAGGGACCGGACGACACGGGATGTGGGGTTTGAGTGGGCCCTGTTTCCTCCAATAATTCTGGAATATTTGAAATTAGTTCAGGCGTATATATCGTAGTCAAGATACCGACCGGACTGCCCATACGAATCCAGGTGCCTTTATGCGTTTATCAAGATTTAATGCTGCTTTAGTTAAAaatgattatttttttcctGGAAAGTTAACCACTGAATCTCAGTAGTTAATGCACGTACCAAAATCAGGGGTGGGTCCATTCCCGGACAATCTTCTCAGCTTGGAGTCTCTCACTTCTTGCTGCAGCGGGAGCTCCTCTTCAACCGGATCAAGGCTCCCCAGAGTAGTTCTTGATGACGAGTGCTGCCTTCTTTTAGCCCTGTTTCAATAGCCATAACAGAAGATATAAGAAGAGCCAATTACTCAAGGCGATTCTTGAAATACTTCAGCTAGTTGAGCATTAATTTGTTTGTATTTGTACGCAAGCTGTGGACTGAGATTCCACAATATACAATCAGGCTCTGAATTTTTTACAGGCGCCGAGCTCAACTACTTCTGAATGATTGTATGACAGTCAAAAATACATTAAAACTTCCTCGAACATCTACTGACCTTCGTCCAGGTAGTATCTCAGGTTCAAATGGAATGGAAGCGTGTCCAGAGCCAGAGCTAGGAATGGATTTAGAACTCCATCCTCCTACGAGTCAAAAACACGTTCTTATCATTgctcaaaagagagagagaaattatcCGAAGCATACAAGAGATAGATATGCTACAGCCACAAGGAAGCTTAGGAAGTTACCAGGGCTTCCTGGAGTGGACAAAATGGTCGCTGGACGCTGCATCATCAACTCCTTGGAAGTCCATGTTCTCTAGGTTTGCTCTGAGCTTCTCTATTGAGATATCCAGTGGGTCTGAGCCTATTACCCTCTGGAATTCCTCTTGAGGCTTCACTTCCAAGAATTTATTATCAGATGCAGATCACTGTAATAGATAGACATGAAAAGAAGAGGCTTTACGAAAAGAAATTACAAATTGAGgaacatcctgaggatagaatccagggggcgatgattgtCTTTGTGGCTGTTGTGCCTGCGGCGGCGTTCCTCCTTCAAGACAAGATTTAATACTTATTAACCTCTCAATTACTTTTAATGCCATTAAGCGATAGAAATAAGGGTTCGAAGAACATGGTAACCTGGAGATGAAGTACTATCAAGCTTTGGCTGGGTGCACTTCCTCCAGAGTTCAAGAAGCGGGGCAGGGTAATATATCTCAGCTGGAAACTTTTCTAGACCAGAAATCAGAGCCACCGGTGGCAAGTCCATCATGAGGTTGCTTATTTTTGTAGAGAGTATAGGATTAAAGGACTGCAAATAATGCTCAGTGAGGACGAATAATCTGTAGGGAATCGGAAAAAAAGGGGGCAATTTAATAGCAGGCAAACTACTTGTTCTATGGCGAATTAACCttgattttcttcctctttttgatACAATGTTGGAAAGAGTTATGGAGCCATGTCTGGTAGATGCTTCCTGGGATCATGAGTTGCTCATTGTCCATGATCACTTGGGTGAGATTTCTACGTGCCTTCCTTTTTGGTGGCTGTTGCCTCTGCACATCTCGAGCCAGTTAAAATTCCACAAATATTTAGCTTCAAGGATGTCTATGCTAGATAGTCAATGTTTTATAATAATGGCTTCACTTATGCAAACCTTTGCGCGCTGCTCCTCCCGTTCTTCCATCTGAGGGTCCATGATTCCACCTTCTGCAAAAGAATTTATCAGAGAGTGCCATTATTTAAGTAATTTTTAAGCAAGTTAATTGGTAGTTCTACTTATCCAATACAGCCATAAAATCTTTTAGGTGGACCCAATATACAAATTAAGTAGTTGAGCTAACTTTGGAAATCCATTCCACATTAAACTAATTAAATCAAGCAGATTTCAACGTGTAACGGTGAGAAGAGCTGGTAACCTTCTTTTTTGCAAGTTTATAACTATGATTCGGGGCTGAGTTTTAGGATTTCAGCAGTGTCTGAGGGTTCTTCTCTATCTCTACAAATATAATCATGCTAGTGATAAACTTCTATCGTCACGCAACAGTGAGTTCACAGCAATTATGGTGCAAATGGCCCGGGCCTGGGGTCACGTTTCTAACCAAAACCAACACACACGATTCCAACCACTGGTCGGCACACTCTCTCTTGCTGATGGACCTAAGTTTTGATAACCTTTGCATGCACTTCCATTTAAAAGGCGTCAGGAACTTTGGAGATAAACCTTGTGGCTGCGCGGCTCTTGCCGTGGAGGAGGGGAGTGGGTGGAAGTGCCCGGGGCTCGTGGCTGCTCATCTCGTGGCGGGGGCGAGGGCACCAGAGTGCCCGGGACTTGTGGTTGCTCCTGAGGTTGTGAAATTTGTTTGGGTATCATCGTCTCCTCCTATATCAAACCTAGAGCACAGCAATTACAAGCTtaaagaaaagatgaattaatattcaaagaaacatAAAGTAAGTATATCTTGTCTTTGCCTCTCGAATCGGTTGTAGAGATCGGTCTCGGCGACGTCTGACCAGAGATCGTCAAACAGGGTAATATTTGGCAGGCTCAGCTGGGAGTAAGAGAGAGCCGCTCATCAGTGCCTCCATAGGTTAATTATGAGTTCGTTGGTTCCAATGAAATAGCTAAGCGAACCTTGGTGATGGTGGGAAGCGTCGTCCTCGTCTCGGATGTCGATGTTGACGTAGAATTCATCCAGGTCGTCAATCTCTGCATCAAA
The Phoenix dactylifera cultivar Barhee BC4 chromosome 3, palm_55x_up_171113_PBpolish2nd_filt_p, whole genome shotgun sequence DNA segment above includes these coding regions:
- the LOC103710385 gene encoding LOW QUALITY PROTEIN: sister chromatid cohesion 1 protein 1 (The sequence of the model RefSeq protein was modified relative to this genomic sequence to represent the inferred CDS: deleted 3 bases in 2 codons) is translated as MFYSHQLLARKAPLGQIWMAATMHAKINRRKLDQLDIIKICEEILNPSVPMALRLSGILMGGVVIVYERKVKLLYDDVTRFLVILKAPESNEAWKVKAVSDSTVLPKGKPRPSTIFEAVTLPDNVDMEVEQPMHFRDASFPAARFQHMIDDLDEFYVNIDIRDEDDASHHHQGSLPNITLFDDLWSDVAETDLYNRFERFDIGGDDDTQTNSQPQEQPQVPGTLVPSPPPRDEQPRAPEGGIMDPQMEEREEQRRQQPPKRKARRNLTQVIMDNEQLMIPGSIYQTWLHNSFQHCIKKRKKIKSFNPILSTKISNLMMDLPPVALISGLEKFPAEIYYPAPLLELWRKCTQPKLDSTSSPGGTPPQAQQPQRQSSPPGFYPQDVPQFPQEEFQRVIGSDPLDISIEKLRANLENMDFQGVDDAASSDHFVHSRKPWAKRRQHSSSRTTLGSLDPVEEELPLQQEVRDSKLRRLSGNGPTPDFELLEETGPTQTPHPVSSGPSGDKITQSIRTQLKLHFDTPGAAQSESLDQLAFGMNRKRAAQLFYQTCVLATCDFIKVQQVAPYGDILISKGPKM